Proteins from one Deinococcus actinosclerus genomic window:
- a CDS encoding phosphotransferase produces MTASELPALSARQVAALLRAPPDAVGLLGVGSDHRAYTLEGNRVVRLPRWPGGGEALRREARLLAWLTPRLPGAALPEVMRLSDPAPLAPEGFSVARRVPGVSALGQPLSDPGALGGALGGWLADLHRLNPQGSELSVDLDPTGHDWQNAALDDLHVASVAGVLPDAAWWAARVQAVPDLREVGPVPIHGDFAAEHVHLDGAGRLSGVLDWADAALGDPARDLAGLLHWGNPVLWHAAQAAYPASGAVWERAAWYALCRALGDLAFAVREGRPAYLEAGRWALTGLRGWWTNAPPRS; encoded by the coding sequence GTGACCGCTTCTGAACTTCCGGCCCTGAGTGCGCGGCAGGTGGCGGCCCTGCTGCGCGCCCCGCCGGACGCCGTGGGCCTGCTGGGCGTGGGCAGCGACCACCGCGCCTACACGCTGGAGGGGAACCGCGTCGTTCGTCTGCCCCGCTGGCCCGGCGGGGGAGAGGCCCTGCGGCGCGAAGCCCGGCTGCTGGCGTGGCTGACCCCCCGGCTGCCCGGCGCGGCGCTGCCGGAAGTGATGCGCCTGAGTGACCCGGCGCCCCTGGCCCCGGAGGGGTTCAGCGTGGCCCGCCGCGTGCCTGGCGTGTCGGCACTGGGGCAGCCGCTATCCGATCCGGGCGCGCTGGGTGGGGCACTGGGGGGCTGGCTGGCCGACCTGCACAGACTGAACCCGCAGGGCTCCGAGCTAAGCGTGGATCTCGACCCGACCGGGCACGATTGGCAGAACGCCGCGCTGGACGACCTGCACGTCGCGTCGGTGGCAGGGGTCCTGCCGGACGCGGCGTGGTGGGCGGCGCGTGTGCAGGCGGTGCCCGACCTGCGGGAGGTGGGGCCGGTCCCTATCCACGGGGATTTCGCGGCCGAGCACGTTCACCTGGACGGGGCGGGACGCCTCTCGGGTGTGCTGGACTGGGCGGACGCGGCGCTGGGGGACCCGGCGCGGGACCTGGCGGGTCTGCTCCACTGGGGTAACCCGGTGCTGTGGCACGCCGCGCAGGCGGCGTACCCGGCGTCTGGGGCGGTGTGGGAGCGCGCGGCATGGTACGCGCTGTGCCGCGCGCTGGGTGATCTGGCGTTCGCGGTGCGGGAGGGCCGGCCCGCGTATCTGGAGGCGGGACGGTGGGCGCTGACGGGCCTGCGGGGCTGGTGGACAAACGCCCCGCCGCGGTCTTAA
- a CDS encoding sulfite exporter TauE/SafE family protein encodes MISAVTLAVIGVGLLAGVLGAILGLGGGVVVVPALEFLLPHFGRDITIAQAVAISQIGVLAVGLSGAASYLQQGLVRARTGYLLSPYTIVGGAAGSFLGLILPARAVATVFAALLLYSAYNLLRGLKRVEVEREPSRLVPPAMTFAGVMSGLLGIGGGTVQVPVLNLMAGVPIRQAIATSTFIMGLTAVSNALVYQAGGLLDLRLAAGVALGVLIGARAGASLQSRIPAAQLKLFFSLLLIFTALQLLWKYWGQA; translated from the coding sequence GTGATCAGCGCCGTGACGCTCGCCGTGATCGGCGTGGGCCTGCTCGCCGGGGTGCTCGGCGCGATCCTGGGCCTGGGTGGCGGCGTGGTCGTCGTCCCCGCGCTGGAATTCCTGCTGCCGCACTTCGGGCGGGACATCACGATCGCGCAGGCGGTCGCCATCAGCCAGATCGGCGTGCTCGCCGTGGGCCTCAGCGGCGCGGCCAGCTACCTGCAGCAGGGCCTCGTGCGCGCCCGGACCGGGTACCTGCTCTCGCCGTACACCATCGTCGGCGGGGCCGCCGGGTCGTTCCTGGGCCTGATCCTCCCGGCGCGCGCGGTCGCGACCGTGTTCGCGGCGCTGCTGCTGTACTCCGCTTACAACCTCCTGCGCGGCCTGAAACGCGTGGAGGTCGAACGCGAACCCTCGCGGCTGGTGCCTCCGGCCATGACCTTCGCGGGCGTCATGAGCGGCCTGCTGGGCATCGGCGGCGGCACCGTGCAGGTCCCGGTGCTGAACCTCATGGCGGGCGTGCCCATCCGGCAGGCCATCGCCACGAGCACCTTCATCATGGGCCTGACCGCCGTCAGCAACGCGCTGGTGTACCAGGCGGGCGGCCTGCTCGACCTGCGCCTGGCGGCCGGGGTGGCGCTGGGCGTTCTGATCGGCGCGCGCGCCGGAGCCAGCCTGCAAAGCCGCATTCCCGCCGCGCAACTGAAGCTGTTCTTCAGCCTGCTGCTGATCTTCACCGCCCTGCAACTCCTGTGGAAGTACTGGGGGCAGGCGTGA
- a CDS encoding BTAD domain-containing putative transcriptional regulator codes for MSNPGLPLLPPGDGQAGAHNAPVGLQAAEVHAAGRAHFLRGELLTARDLFTQAVQCGCVPAAVDLARTLRFTGEAGAARALLTPLLAQEYSAENRALLSLELGALDLAEGQLRRAHDHFTAAGVLLSPQAVSRPERCRAARLLASTYAQLGLSTPAQHYLSSALTHAQGPERLLALHAQARIALDAAQFDLAAQALEQARPHLDGAPVAAGGHHLLLGQLACARGRWETAMAAFEETRRLAQRSGELGTECQAALGRAALLTAQQAWGAAHAELLRAQRLSPTPYLRALVDLRLGAWHAARGDTQALEYLNLARAAFVALHLTRETAWCDLHRSAALLPDLTSAQRALEDALQARHAHGSPVLLAELRLLPHLLPLLQSRRPSLAAQALQADWRAAFPDEPFLIELRTLGQTAVLVDGQEIRLGMRRTVELLAFLLLRGPATRSQLLSALWGDDDPRRAANYFHQAKRELSRHLPWLRILLDKGSGEYRVSCEGALFQWDLQFTQRELSADSEDEVAETIRSLPGLFLPDVDTQWVREERDALEWTVMKSGLSLMKRWSERGEYQKCADLAARLLDIDPCDEALVEYLVTATLELEGRVAAQRALSGAAQRAQQELGLRPDWEQRLMGTLAPLPN; via the coding sequence ATGTCGAATCCAGGACTTCCGCTCCTCCCGCCCGGGGACGGTCAGGCTGGTGCACACAATGCTCCTGTCGGCCTGCAGGCGGCCGAGGTGCATGCGGCCGGCCGCGCCCACTTCCTGCGGGGTGAACTGCTGACCGCCCGTGACCTGTTCACCCAGGCCGTGCAGTGCGGCTGCGTCCCGGCGGCGGTCGATCTGGCCCGCACGCTGCGTTTCACGGGTGAGGCCGGCGCGGCGCGGGCGCTCCTGACCCCGCTGCTGGCGCAGGAGTACAGCGCCGAGAACCGCGCCCTCCTGTCGCTGGAACTGGGGGCGCTCGACCTGGCCGAGGGCCAGCTGCGCCGCGCGCACGACCACTTCACGGCGGCCGGGGTCCTGCTCAGTCCCCAGGCGGTCAGTCGGCCCGAGCGCTGCCGCGCGGCGCGGCTGCTGGCCTCCACCTATGCCCAGCTGGGGCTCAGCACCCCCGCGCAGCACTACCTGAGCAGCGCCCTGACCCACGCGCAGGGCCCCGAACGCCTGCTGGCCCTGCACGCCCAGGCGCGCATCGCTCTGGACGCCGCCCAGTTCGACCTGGCGGCGCAGGCGCTCGAGCAGGCGCGGCCGCACCTGGACGGCGCTCCGGTCGCGGCGGGGGGGCACCACCTCCTGCTGGGTCAGCTGGCCTGCGCGCGGGGCCGCTGGGAGACCGCCATGGCCGCGTTTGAGGAGACGCGGCGGCTGGCCCAGCGCAGCGGTGAACTGGGCACCGAGTGTCAGGCGGCGCTGGGGCGCGCGGCGCTGCTGACCGCGCAGCAGGCCTGGGGCGCCGCGCACGCGGAACTGCTCCGCGCGCAGCGTCTGAGTCCCACCCCCTACCTGCGCGCGCTCGTGGACCTGCGGCTGGGCGCCTGGCACGCCGCGCGCGGGGACACCCAGGCCCTGGAGTACCTGAATCTGGCGCGTGCCGCCTTCGTGGCCCTGCACCTGACGCGGGAGACCGCCTGGTGCGACCTGCACCGCAGCGCGGCGCTGCTGCCGGATCTGACCTCGGCGCAGCGCGCGCTGGAGGATGCGCTGCAGGCGCGACACGCGCACGGCAGCCCCGTGCTCCTGGCGGAGCTGCGTCTGCTGCCCCACCTGCTGCCGCTGCTGCAGTCACGCCGGCCGTCGCTGGCCGCTCAGGCGCTCCAGGCGGACTGGCGCGCGGCCTTCCCGGACGAACCCTTCCTGATCGAACTGCGCACCCTGGGGCAGACGGCCGTCCTGGTGGACGGGCAGGAGATCCGGCTGGGCATGCGGCGCACGGTGGAACTGCTGGCCTTTTTGCTGCTGCGGGGCCCGGCCACCCGCAGCCAGCTGCTGTCCGCCCTGTGGGGGGACGATGACCCCCGGCGCGCCGCGAACTACTTCCATCAGGCCAAGCGCGAGCTGTCGCGGCACCTGCCGTGGCTGCGTATCCTGCTCGACAAGGGCAGCGGCGAGTACCGGGTGAGCTGCGAGGGCGCGCTGTTTCAGTGGGACCTGCAATTCACTCAGCGGGAACTCAGCGCCGACAGCGAGGATGAGGTGGCCGAAACCATCCGGTCTCTGCCCGGCCTCTTCCTGCCGGACGTCGATACCCAGTGGGTGCGCGAGGAGCGTGACGCCTTGGAGTGGACTGTCATGAAATCCGGCCTGAGCCTGATGAAGCGCTGGAGCGAGCGCGGCGAGTACCAGAAGTGCGCCGATCTGGCCGCCCGGCTGCTCGACATCGATCCCTGTGACGAGGCGCTGGTGGAGTATCTGGTGACGGCCACCCTGGAGCTGGAGGGCCGCGTGGCCGCGCAGCGGGCGCTGAGTGGCGCGGCGCAGCGGGCGCAGCAGGAGCTGGGCCTGCGCCCCGACTGGGAGCAGCGGTTGATGGGCACCCTGGCCCCCCTGCCGAACTGA
- a CDS encoding DUF11 domain-containing protein has translation MLTNSLARLLSTAALSLLSAALAAGTPANTPISNTASLTYLDALNVQRTQPSNVSVVTVRQVYVVSVDPSAPENAIPAGRQFAAAPGTTTRIPYVVVNGGNGSDTFTLTTVQSGTDGFDVTTRLLPDANCDGVGDGAAIDGVPQVLAADATLCVVIEADVPAGTPAGAAARLSLTATSQGNQAVTDTENYAQVTAAATGTLSLSKAASPTTPVAPGGTLTYTVSGTVQNAPAGAVTGVVTVDGTARTGVLIRDVLPAVTFGAVTAASASSGAPTPLYSTDGGVTWSAAAPASGVNAVGLLVEGTGAFLPVGSTLTLSFTATIPTGLAAGTTIRNSAVSTLDGNGDGDGADPGETATTPETTSTVAAVTSVAVGPADFPQGGASGSYTLLGASITRAGDTQTLTTPVTAGTDATFRQTLQNTGNAPTSVTLDVTAAPAGWSCTVASISASDTLGTLTNPVTLAAGQTLDFAVRCAVPAGAAGTVNAALTVSATPQGGSADTTTDTVAQVVAAAPAVLGNGDRDPTTPPDQTSVTVSTPPGTPASFPLELRNGGVSPESYDLTSSVNTQFFIDTNCDGTPDGAAITTTPSVPAGSTLCLVAQVTVPAGAAAGTSPATFTATSTADPTRVSSVTDAVQVNAVASGTIAPDGAQSTVAGGSVTYAHTLTNTSNGAVTYTVAPYTSAQGFTYTYATNPNGPFSATLTGTLAAGASTPVYVRVDVPAGVTGTPSEAATLTVTLSAQDAPQPTATAQVTDTTSVQTVQANLVKSVLRCPDVACAAPAAIPGDLVSPDDILRYTLLAQNTGTSVLSNVTILDAVPANTTFLSVAAAPGVLFSVDGGATWTATAPTSLPTGEFLAGLDSDANGRIDAADTLAPGGSFQVTFTVQVN, from the coding sequence ATGCTCACGAACAGCCTGGCCCGACTGCTGTCCACCGCCGCCCTGAGTCTGCTCTCCGCCGCCCTGGCTGCCGGCACGCCCGCCAACACGCCCATCTCGAACACGGCCAGCCTCACCTACCTCGACGCGCTGAACGTTCAGCGCACCCAGCCGTCGAACGTCAGCGTCGTGACCGTCCGGCAGGTGTACGTCGTGAGTGTCGATCCCAGCGCCCCCGAGAACGCCATCCCCGCCGGGCGACAGTTCGCGGCGGCGCCCGGCACCACCACCCGTATTCCCTACGTCGTGGTCAACGGCGGCAACGGCAGCGACACCTTCACGCTCACCACCGTGCAGTCCGGCACCGACGGTTTCGACGTGACCACCCGCCTGCTGCCCGACGCCAACTGTGACGGCGTGGGCGACGGCGCCGCCATTGACGGCGTGCCGCAGGTGCTGGCGGCCGACGCGACACTCTGCGTGGTGATCGAGGCGGACGTGCCCGCCGGCACGCCGGCCGGCGCAGCGGCGAGGTTGAGCCTGACTGCCACCTCGCAGGGCAATCAGGCCGTGACGGATACCGAGAACTACGCCCAGGTCACCGCCGCGGCCACCGGCACCCTGAGTCTCAGCAAGGCGGCCAGTCCCACCACGCCCGTCGCGCCCGGCGGCACCCTGACCTACACGGTCAGCGGCACGGTGCAGAACGCCCCGGCCGGCGCGGTGACCGGCGTCGTCACGGTCGACGGCACCGCGCGCACCGGGGTCCTGATCCGCGACGTGCTGCCCGCCGTCACCTTCGGCGCCGTCACCGCGGCCAGCGCCAGCAGCGGCGCGCCCACGCCCCTGTACTCCACCGACGGCGGCGTCACCTGGAGCGCGGCCGCGCCCGCCAGCGGGGTCAACGCCGTCGGCCTGCTCGTCGAGGGCACCGGCGCCTTCCTGCCGGTGGGCAGCACCCTGACCCTGAGTTTCACCGCCACCATCCCCACCGGCCTGGCCGCCGGCACGACCATCCGCAACAGCGCCGTCAGCACCCTGGACGGCAACGGCGACGGTGACGGCGCCGACCCCGGCGAGACCGCCACCACGCCCGAGACCACCTCGACCGTCGCGGCCGTCACCAGCGTCGCGGTCGGCCCGGCCGACTTCCCGCAGGGCGGTGCCAGCGGCTCGTACACGCTGCTGGGCGCCAGCATCACCCGCGCCGGCGACACGCAGACCCTCACGACCCCCGTCACAGCCGGCACCGACGCCACCTTCCGCCAGACGCTGCAGAACACCGGCAACGCCCCCACCAGCGTGACGCTGGACGTGACCGCCGCGCCCGCCGGCTGGAGCTGCACGGTGGCGAGCATCAGTGCCAGCGACACCCTGGGCACCCTGACGAACCCCGTCACCCTGGCGGCCGGGCAGACCCTGGACTTCGCGGTGCGCTGCGCCGTGCCCGCCGGGGCGGCCGGCACCGTCAACGCGGCCCTCACGGTGAGCGCCACGCCCCAGGGGGGCAGCGCCGACACCACCACCGACACCGTCGCGCAGGTCGTCGCGGCCGCCCCGGCGGTGCTCGGCAACGGCGACCGGGACCCCACCACCCCGCCCGATCAGACCAGCGTGACGGTCAGCACGCCCCCCGGCACACCCGCCAGCTTCCCACTGGAACTGCGCAACGGCGGCGTGAGCCCCGAGAGCTACGACCTGACCAGCAGCGTCAACACGCAGTTCTTCATCGACACCAACTGTGACGGCACGCCCGACGGCGCCGCCATCACGACCACGCCCAGCGTGCCGGCGGGCAGCACCCTCTGCCTGGTGGCGCAGGTGACCGTCCCGGCCGGCGCCGCCGCCGGCACCAGCCCGGCCACCTTCACCGCGACCTCCACCGCCGACCCCACGCGCGTCAGCAGCGTGACCGACGCGGTGCAGGTCAACGCGGTCGCCAGCGGCACCATCGCCCCGGACGGCGCGCAGAGCACCGTCGCGGGAGGCAGCGTCACCTACGCGCACACCCTGACGAACACCAGCAACGGCGCCGTGACCTACACGGTCGCCCCGTACACCTCGGCGCAGGGCTTCACGTACACCTACGCCACCAACCCGAACGGCCCCTTCAGCGCCACGCTGACCGGCACCCTGGCGGCCGGCGCCAGCACCCCGGTTTACGTGCGGGTGGACGTGCCGGCCGGCGTGACCGGCACCCCCAGCGAGGCCGCCACCCTGACCGTCACCCTGAGCGCGCAGGACGCGCCGCAGCCCACCGCGACCGCGCAGGTCACCGATACCACCAGCGTGCAGACCGTCCAGGCCAACCTCGTCAAGAGCGTGCTGCGCTGCCCTGACGTGGCCTGCGCCGCGCCGGCCGCCATCCCGGGCGACCTGGTCAGCCCGGACGACATCCTGCGCTACACCCTGCTGGCCCAGAACACCGGCACCAGCGTCCTGAGTAACGTCACCATCCTCGACGCGGTACCGGCCAACACCACCTTCCTGTCCGTGGCCGCCGCGCCCGGCGTGCTTTTCAGCGTGGATGGCGGCGCGACCTGGACGGCCACTGCCCCCACCAGCCTGCCGACCGGCGAGTTCCTGGCCGGGCTGGACAGCGACGCCAACGGCCGCATCGACGCCGCCGACACCCTCGCCCCGGGCGGCAGCTTCCAGGTGACGTTCACCGTCCAGGTGAACTGA
- a CDS encoding SdrD B-like domain-containing protein: MPDIPPSFLRFLSVLPLLGAPAAAQATQVSNTAQLRVGATQLPSNTVTLQLAQACLPRVSPDGTPGAPGQRAQLRTPGLTTLPYRVTQGGTQAATIDLSATAQGVEGVQVRVQTSAAPDATPLSQLTLQPGESRDVTVAVLTDRALAGDVLVNLAARCGDAQDPVNTSLVTLEPSLALLLSHTVTPGAAEIGDRATFTLTLPSPGPQAVTPEFRVQLPPGVTYLPGSAQQGGAPVPATLSEDGRSLILSPTTPLRPGETSTVTYQVTLGPAAVTQTVLAVDAQATATLNGTAYRSPVATARVRVRAAVFDQRATLIGSVYRDLNGNGAREPGEPGVAGARVLLSNGAQVLTDTRGEYTFRQLLPGPWRVQLDRAGLGLAESPARLVDVSGLSRADFPLPPAAAPVAPGRPAGTEGTGLIRLPLEGSVIRSGERVNVTLQGPPGTPLQLLVNGEPVPDTLIGEAGADSQAQRARYVGVPLRPGLNTLEAVAGERREQVQVTLAGAATTLELSLAPGTQADGRTPVSVQVRSLDARGVPSGQGAVTLTLPAEPLDPDIDPATPGYQIALRDGEGRVRLTPQTSAATLTVAARLGELRVSTPLTVPPAQRDTVTAQASVGVRLSPGGEAQATVQARAYTEQSIAGGELQVAVDTAGLPRAADPAQAPARFPVVGSGQEARAPLTSDVGFAFRYDHPNLSAGYYDAPLTLTPLTGLPRSSALRVSTGGNGWQVQAFLARVPGGQLSETFGPDGGRTYRLTRSARPGSEVVSVVRAGGTDTLTPGRDYVFDPLTGTVTLASGLTLYGRDFERQTLIVTYVPDQAAPGALAFGVGASTTQGPWTLDAAAARVDRDTLYGVQVAYRSAQFSARAAYVRDPQRPGGQLSTDAHYRSGPVSANATLSYAPVTGLTGSADLSYQAGPFHTRLSHTALSSDQRTLLSVDRALTSHLSAGAGVELVWPGTTQPGVGVNAVALVRYAGGPLTAELSHAQPLLGPTTPQTRLNASVALSDDTALQARLIQDWQTGLTGEVGVQQALGAANLDVTYQLSSASGQGSRARLGLSAPLTFSDDLSGTVGASVTRDMTSGQLALGGTFGVRYTQDHLIATLGVDGSTGQNGLLLLRGGLTGERGAHTFGLDARVQLRPTLAPNVTFSHAWRAANVALLQVHTLAPSAANGDLTLSGEAALNVQWPRTLRLDLSPSVAYRWILPRPDASVVQAGVGVGVGVTDRLGFGVNGFLIAQPGQGLLNAAYGAELRYLIVDGVRLVAGYTVTTGDVNLPALTPAARPGAYLRLDLTGGK, from the coding sequence GTGCCTGATATCCCGCCGAGCTTCCTCCGGTTCCTGAGTGTCCTGCCGCTGCTGGGCGCCCCCGCCGCCGCGCAGGCCACCCAGGTCAGCAACACCGCCCAGCTGCGCGTGGGTGCCACGCAGCTGCCCTCCAACACCGTCACCCTCCAGCTGGCCCAGGCCTGCCTGCCCCGCGTGAGCCCGGACGGCACGCCCGGCGCTCCGGGACAGCGGGCGCAGCTGCGTACCCCGGGCCTGACCACCCTGCCCTACCGCGTCACGCAGGGCGGCACCCAGGCCGCCACCATCGACCTGAGCGCCACCGCGCAGGGCGTGGAGGGCGTTCAGGTGCGCGTGCAGACCAGCGCCGCGCCCGACGCCACCCCCCTGAGCCAGCTGACCCTGCAGCCCGGCGAGTCGCGCGACGTGACGGTCGCCGTACTCACCGACCGGGCCCTGGCCGGGGACGTGCTCGTGAATCTCGCGGCCCGCTGCGGCGACGCGCAGGATCCCGTGAACACGTCCCTGGTGACCCTGGAGCCCAGCCTGGCCCTGCTGCTCAGCCACACCGTCACGCCCGGCGCGGCCGAGATCGGCGACCGGGCCACCTTCACCCTGACGCTCCCCTCCCCCGGACCGCAGGCGGTCACGCCCGAGTTCCGCGTGCAACTGCCGCCGGGCGTCACGTACCTGCCCGGCAGCGCCCAGCAGGGCGGCGCGCCCGTGCCCGCCACCCTCAGCGAGGACGGGCGGAGCCTCATCCTGAGCCCCACCACGCCGCTGCGGCCCGGCGAGACGAGCACGGTCACCTATCAGGTCACCCTGGGCCCCGCCGCCGTCACGCAGACCGTCCTCGCCGTGGACGCCCAGGCGACCGCCACGCTGAACGGCACCGCGTACCGCAGTCCGGTCGCCACCGCCCGCGTCCGGGTGCGCGCGGCCGTGTTCGACCAGCGCGCCACCCTGATCGGCAGCGTGTACCGCGACCTGAACGGGAACGGCGCGCGTGAGCCCGGCGAGCCCGGCGTCGCCGGCGCGCGCGTCCTGCTGAGCAACGGCGCGCAGGTGCTGACCGACACGCGCGGCGAGTACACCTTCCGGCAGCTGCTGCCGGGGCCGTGGCGCGTTCAGCTCGACCGGGCCGGCCTGGGGCTGGCCGAGTCGCCCGCGCGGCTCGTGGACGTCAGCGGCCTGAGCCGCGCGGATTTCCCGCTGCCGCCCGCCGCCGCCCCCGTGGCGCCCGGCCGCCCCGCCGGGACCGAAGGCACCGGGCTGATCCGCCTGCCGCTGGAGGGCAGCGTGATCCGCAGCGGTGAGCGCGTGAACGTCACGCTGCAGGGCCCGCCCGGCACGCCGCTGCAGCTGCTGGTCAACGGCGAGCCCGTCCCGGACACCCTGATCGGCGAGGCCGGCGCCGACAGTCAGGCCCAGCGCGCGCGGTACGTCGGCGTGCCCCTGCGGCCCGGCCTCAACACCCTGGAAGCCGTTGCCGGGGAGCGGCGTGAGCAGGTGCAGGTCACGCTGGCCGGCGCGGCCACCACCCTCGAACTCAGTCTCGCCCCGGGCACCCAGGCCGACGGCCGCACCCCCGTGAGCGTGCAGGTCCGCAGCCTGGACGCGCGGGGCGTGCCGAGCGGGCAGGGCGCCGTGACCCTGACCCTGCCGGCCGAACCCCTCGACCCGGACATCGACCCGGCCACGCCTGGGTATCAGATCGCGCTGCGTGACGGCGAGGGCCGCGTGCGCCTGACCCCGCAGACGAGCGCCGCGACCCTGACGGTCGCCGCGCGCCTGGGCGAACTGCGCGTCAGCACCCCCCTGACCGTGCCCCCGGCCCAGCGCGATACCGTCACGGCGCAGGCCAGTGTGGGCGTGCGCCTGAGCCCCGGCGGGGAGGCGCAGGCCACCGTGCAGGCCCGCGCCTACACCGAGCAGTCCATCGCGGGCGGCGAGCTGCAGGTCGCCGTGGACACGGCGGGCCTGCCCCGCGCGGCCGACCCCGCCCAGGCGCCCGCCCGGTTCCCGGTGGTCGGCTCCGGGCAGGAGGCGCGCGCGCCCCTGACGAGTGACGTGGGCTTCGCCTTCCGGTACGACCACCCGAACCTGAGTGCCGGGTACTACGACGCGCCCCTGACCCTGACGCCGCTGACCGGGCTGCCCCGCAGCAGCGCCCTGCGCGTCTCGACCGGTGGAAACGGCTGGCAGGTGCAGGCGTTCCTGGCCCGCGTGCCCGGCGGTCAGCTGAGCGAGACCTTCGGGCCGGACGGCGGCCGCACCTACCGCCTGACCCGCAGCGCCCGGCCCGGCAGTGAGGTCGTCAGCGTGGTGCGGGCGGGCGGCACCGACACCCTGACTCCCGGCCGAGACTACGTGTTCGATCCCCTGACCGGCACGGTCACGCTGGCGTCCGGCCTGACCCTGTACGGCCGCGACTTCGAACGCCAGACCCTGATCGTCACGTACGTGCCGGATCAGGCCGCGCCGGGCGCCCTGGCGTTCGGGGTGGGGGCCAGCACCACGCAGGGCCCCTGGACGCTGGACGCCGCTGCCGCGCGCGTCGACCGGGACACCCTCTACGGCGTGCAGGTCGCGTACCGCAGCGCGCAGTTCAGCGCCCGCGCCGCGTACGTCCGTGATCCCCAGCGTCCCGGCGGTCAGCTCAGCACCGACGCGCACTACCGCAGCGGGCCCGTCAGCGCCAACGCCACCCTGAGCTACGCGCCCGTGACCGGCCTGACCGGCAGCGCCGACCTGAGCTACCAGGCCGGTCCGTTCCACACGCGCCTGTCGCACACGGCCCTGAGCAGCGATCAGCGCACGCTGCTGAGCGTCGACCGGGCCCTCACCAGCCACCTGTCCGCCGGGGCTGGCGTGGAACTCGTGTGGCCCGGGACCACCCAGCCCGGCGTGGGCGTGAACGCCGTGGCGCTCGTCCGTTACGCCGGCGGCCCCCTGACGGCCGAACTGAGCCACGCCCAGCCGCTGCTGGGGCCCACCACACCCCAGACGCGCCTGAACGCCAGCGTGGCCCTCAGCGACGACACGGCCCTGCAGGCCCGCCTGATCCAGGACTGGCAGACCGGCCTGACCGGCGAGGTCGGCGTGCAGCAGGCGCTCGGCGCGGCGAATCTGGACGTCACGTACCAGCTGTCCAGCGCCTCCGGGCAGGGATCACGCGCGCGGCTGGGCCTCAGCGCGCCGCTGACCTTCAGTGACGACCTGAGCGGCACGGTCGGGGCGTCGGTCACGCGGGACATGACCAGCGGGCAGCTGGCGCTGGGCGGCACGTTCGGCGTGCGCTACACGCAGGACCACCTGATCGCCACGCTGGGCGTGGACGGCAGCACTGGCCAGAATGGCCTGCTGCTGCTGCGCGGCGGCCTGACCGGCGAGCGCGGCGCGCACACCTTCGGGCTGGACGCCCGCGTGCAGCTGCGGCCCACCCTGGCGCCGAACGTGACCTTCAGCCACGCCTGGCGCGCCGCGAACGTCGCCCTGCTGCAGGTGCACACGCTCGCGCCCTCCGCCGCGAACGGGGACCTGACCCTGTCCGGCGAGGCGGCCCTGAACGTGCAGTGGCCCCGGACACTGCGGCTCGACCTGAGTCCCAGCGTCGCCTACCGCTGGATCCTGCCGCGCCCGGACGCGTCCGTGGTGCAGGCCGGCGTGGGCGTGGGCGTGGGCGTCACCGACCGGCTGGGCTTCGGCGTGAACGGCTTCCTGATCGCCCAGCCCGGCCAGGGCCTCCTGAACGCCGCCTACGGCGCCGAGCTGCGGTACCTGATCGTGGACGGCGTGCGGCTCGTCGCCGGCTACACCGTCACGACCGGCGACGTGAACCTGCCGGCCCTGACGCCCGCCGCGCGCCCCGGCGCATACCTGAGACTCGACCTGACAGGGGGCAAATGA